In the genome of Mogibacterium neglectum, the window AAGAAAAAATATTCGAACTCCTCGAAGAGAAGAAATATTTCCGTTGTAAGGACGAACTATTAAAATTTAACGCAGTAGACATTGCCGAACTTCTTGAAGAAGTGATGCGAAAGTATAACATGCAGACCGCTATCATACTGTTTCGTACGCTTCCAAAGGGTATTTCTGTTGAGGTGTTCGCTCGCTTTGACGTTGATGATCAGGTAGAAATCATCAATATCATCACTGATCCCGAGATAAAATACATTATTGAAGAGCTGGATTTCGATGACATGATCGACGTACTTGACGAACTGCCAGCCAATATCGTTGACAAGATTCTGGACAAGACCCCGAAGAATGAGAGAAGACAGATAAATGCTTTCCTAAAGTACAAGGAATACAGTGCTGGTTCGTTGATGACACCAGACTATATTAATCTGCGTAAAAATATGACGAGGCGCGAGGCGCTAGATCACATCCGCGATGTGGGGATGAACTCCGAGACGATTTACTCATGCTACGTTCTCGACGGTGGGCGAAAACTCGTGGGTGTCGTATCGCTCAGGAGCTTGGTACTAGCAGATGAGAATACGAAGGTCTCCAATATCATGAAGGAGGACATCATCTATGCTCACGTCGATGATGACCAGGAAGAGACTTCTGAACTTTTCAAGAAATACGGTTTCATCGCGATACCGGTAGTTGATAACGAAGATAGATTGGTAGGAATAATCACTTTTGACGATATCCTCGATGTAATCGAAGAAGAGAACACGGAGGATATGGAGCGTATGGGAGGTGTCATCGATAATACTGACAAGGACTACCTCGATACACCCGTTTTGATGCATGTCAAAGCGAGACTTCCTTGGCTTCTAGTTCTCATGGTATCTTACGTGTTTACTGGAGGCATGATTGCCAGTTTTGAGAAATCACTTTCCGCAGTAATCGCGCTAGTAGCTTATATGCCAATGCTCATGGGTACTGGTGGTAACTCAGGAACGCAGTCGTCTACAGTAATTATCACAGGAATGGCCACGGGAGACCTCGAGTTATCTGATGTTCTTAGAGTTCTATGGAAAGAATTCCGCATAGGAATTATCGTCGGTATATGTGTAAGCATCTTGAACTACATTAGGATAGTGGCATTTGACCATAACGGCTCTATGGTAGCGCTTACAGTGTGCCTGTCGATGGTATTAATCGTTATCATCGCAAAATGCATCGGTGCTCTCCTGCCGATGATTGCTAAGAAAATCGGGATTGATCCTGCGCTCATCGCTGGTCCTATGATGGCATCGCTCACCGATATGGTTGCGCTCGGCACGTATTTTACGATGGCGAGGTTGGTGCTCAAGATTTAACAGTGAAAGAGATATATCGGATATAATATGTGCAATGGCTATAAAAACTGTATC includes:
- the mgtE gene encoding magnesium transporter, with the translated sequence MENTNLIDQEQAFEESKEKIFELLEEKKYFRCKDELLKFNAVDIAELLEEVMRKYNMQTAIILFRTLPKGISVEVFARFDVDDQVEIINIITDPEIKYIIEELDFDDMIDVLDELPANIVDKILDKTPKNERRQINAFLKYKEYSAGSLMTPDYINLRKNMTRREALDHIRDVGMNSETIYSCYVLDGGRKLVGVVSLRSLVLADENTKVSNIMKEDIIYAHVDDDQEETSELFKKYGFIAIPVVDNEDRLVGIITFDDILDVIEEENTEDMERMGGVIDNTDKDYLDTPVLMHVKARLPWLLVLMVSYVFTGGMIASFEKSLSAVIALVAYMPMLMGTGGNSGTQSSTVIITGMATGDLELSDVLRVLWKEFRIGIIVGICVSILNYIRIVAFDHNGSMVALTVCLSMVLIVIIAKCIGALLPMIAKKIGIDPALIAGPMMASLTDMVALGTYFTMARLVLKI